ATCAGCCCATCAGTTTCAATAGTAAATACAATCTTTTCAAAGTTAGGATTGTCTTCTACTAATACGTTTTCTATGTCATATACTGCTTTTGATACCGGTGTAAAAAATGCATCGAGTGCAATATAATCCGTTCCAATGTCTTCTCTAATGTTCTCACTTGGAACATAACCGACACCCTTTTCTATGATAACTGAAAAGTTTAGTTCCGCATCTTCATTCAAGGTCGCCAAATAATTATCAGGAGTTACAATCTCAACATCATCATTGTTAAGGTCTGCACCTGTAATCTCTTTAGGACCAGAAAAAGAGTAGTTTAATACTACTCTTTTTTCATCGGTTTTGATTTTGAAGCGAATACCTTTAAGATTGATAATGAAAAGTGCAACATCTTCTAACATTCCACGGATACTGTCAAATTCATGTGTTACACCATCAATTTTCACAGCAATTGGCGCATAACCCACAGTAGAACTAAAAAGAAGTCTTCTTAGAGGATGAGCCAACGTTACCGCAAAGCCTGATTCAAAAGGATAAGCAATCACTTTAATCTTATTTGGAGCAATATTCTCAACTTCTATTTCTGTTGGTATATGTGCTGATGTATTAATACTTTTCATAACAGTACCTACTTATTATTTAGAGTATAGCTCAACGATTAATCTCTCTTCAACCGGAATAACTACTTCTTCACGATCCGGTATACGAGTAAATATACCAAACACTTTGCTTGTATCTATGTCAACCCAAGGGACAATCCCTGTTTGTGCAGTTAACTCTAACGCACGAACAACTTGAGGGTTATTTTTAGATTTTTCGCATACTTCTACTTTATCGCCAGGTTTTACTGTATATGATGGGATATCTACTTTTCTTCCATTGACAAGTACATGTCCATGAGTGACGAGTTGACGTGCAAATCTTCTTGTTGTTGCAAAACCCATACGGTAAGCAACATTGTCTAATCTTCTCTCAATCAATAATATCAAGTTTGAACCAGTATTACCTTCTTTTTTATTTGCATCTGAGAACAATCTTCTAAACTGTTTTTCAGAAACACCATACATAAATTTTGCTTTTTGCTTCTCTCTTAATTGAAGCCCATATTCACTAATTTTTGTTCTTCTTTGACCATGTTGACCCGGGGCATAAGGTCGTTTATCTAGCGCACTTTTACCAGCAAGGCGTCGCTCACCTTTAAGAGCCAGGCTTACACCTAGTCTTCTTTCCAACTTTTCAACTGGTCCTCTATATCTCGCCATCTTTTCTCCTAATTTAATGCATTACCAAAAAAAATAATATTTTATTTATCTTAAGTACCTAATTCTAATGTGAATTAAACTCTTCTTCTTTTTGGAGGCCTACAACCGTTGTGCGGTAAAGGAGTAATGTCTTTTAGAAAACTCACTCGAATACCCTCTGATGCACCGACGCTCTTAACCGCTGTTTCACGACCGCTACCAGGACCTTGTACTTTAATTCCAAGTTCTTTGATGCCATGTTCTTTTGCTTTTGCAAGCGCGTCATCAACTGCTTGTTGAGCCGCATAAGGAGTTGATTTTTTGCTACCTTTGAAACCAAGGCTACCAGCACTACTCCATGCAATAACATTTCCCATCTCATCAGTTACAGTTACAACAGTGTTATTGAACGATGCAGAGATAAAGATTATCCCTTTTGCAATATTTTTCTTAACAACTTTTTTTCTAGCTACTTTTCTTTTTGCCATCTGTTTCCCTTTGAGACTCTATTTAGCTTTTGCGCCGACGGTTCGTTTCTTACCTTTTCTTGTTCGCGCATTAGTTTTTGTTTTTTGACCTCTAACAGGAAGTCCTCGTCTATGTCTTAGACCTCTGTAGCTACCCATGTCCATCAAGGATTTAATATCCATAGCGACTTTTTTTCTCAAGTCACCTTCAACGGAATAGTTTTGTTGCAATTCATTTCTGATCGCAGCAACTTCATCTTCAGTCAACTCACTTGCTCGTTTATCATAAGAAATACCTGTCGCATTTAATATAGATCTAGAAGTTGTTAAACCGATACCGTAAATGTATGTTAAAGCATACTCTACTCTCTTCTTGTTTGGAAGGTCTACACCTGCAATTCTTGCCATGCTTATCCTTGTCTCTGTTTATGTTTTGGATTTACGCAAATGACTCTCACGACACCTTTTCGTTTGATCACTTTGCATTTATCGCACATCTTCTTTACAGAAGGTCGTACTTTCATGTCTTTGCCTTTGTCTAATTTTCCACTGTATTTCGAGTAAACTGTCACAGGTTTAGAGACTCTTGACTAAACCAACAATTGAAAAAATAGTGGGGTTTTTTCAATTCTTCTTCACACAGTTATCCAAAAGGTATGTATTATACAGAAAATAAACTAATAAATTACTTATATCTATATGTGATTCGCCCTTTATCTAAACTATAAGGGGTTAACTCTACCTTCACCTTATCACCTGGCATTATTTTTATGTAATGCATTCTCATTTTCCCAGCGATGTGACATAAAATCACATGGTTGTTTTGTACTTCTACCTTAAAGGTTGCATTCGGTAAAGCTTCTACAACTTTGCCATCGATCTCTATAACATCATCTTTTGCCATCTTACCTCCTATTTATGTTTTGTATCTCAAAAAACACAAGAACATTTTATTGTATTGTAAGGTGGCTTGTAAAACTATCAGTTTCACAAGCCACCTTATAACGCTACTCTACTGAAAGAATTTCTGCTTTATTATTAATCACTGCCACACAGTGTTCATAATGACTGCCATTCATACCATCTGTTGAAACAACAGACCACTTATCACTTAAGACTTTGGCCGTAGCTTCTTTGAAACAGATCATAGGCTCTAAGCAAAATACCATACCATTTTTGATTTTTGGGCCTTGCTTTGGATTGTGCCCTTCTAGATAATTTGGAATTTCAGGCTCTTCATGAGGCTTTCTTCCGATACCATGACCACAATAACTTCGCAAAGCTACAAATCCTCTAGCATTAATAAATTTTTCTATTTCATTGCTCAATTCTTTAAAACGCATCCCAGCTTCTATGGTCTCAATCGCAAAATAAAGCGCATCTTTTGCACAAGCAATCAGTGCTTCATCCTGTTTTGAGATTTCCCCTACCCCAACTGTCATAGCGGCATCACCAAACCAACCATCCAATTTCGTACCGATATCAAGACCGACAATATCGCCCTCTTTGATTTTATAATCTGTCGGTATACCATGAATGATGACTTGATTCACGGAAGTACATACACCTGCTGGGAAATTATAGAGTCCCTTAAATGCAGGAATAGCTCCGTGTGAATAGATAAAATCTTCCCCCATGGCATTGATCTCTTTGAGTGTCATGCCTGGGCGAAGTTCTTTTGATAAGTAGTTGAGAGTTTGTGCTACGATTTTATTCGCAGCACGCATTTTTTCGATTTGAGCAGGTGTTTTAAGACTAATTGCCATCTTACAAACCTACCGCACTAAGTGTTTCATATTTGCTCATGTAAATCTGAGCTTCTATTTTTCTCATCGTATCCAAAGCCACTTGAACCACAATCAATACAGCCGTTCCACCAAAATAAAATGGCACGCCCATTACTTTGACTAAGATCCATGGCAAGGTTGAAATCAATCCAAGATAAATCGCGCCCCAAAAGGTCAATCGACTGGCCACATCATTGAGAAAATCTGCTGTGTGTACGCCAGGTCTGACACCAGGGATAAAGCCCCCTTGTTTTTTAAGGTTCTCAGATATATCTTTTGCATTAAAGACAATCGATGCATAAAAATATGAAAAGAATATGACAAATAAAAATGTCAAAATATTAAATACATAGCTATTTGGACTCAAAAAGTCCTTGATACTCAACACTATTGGATTGGTACTTGTTTGCAATAAGGTTGAAGGAAACATCAATATAGCACTTGCAAAAATCGGTGGTATAACACCACTTAAGTTTACTTTAATTGGCACATAATTCATAATTCTTTTGTGTTGATTTTGCATCATCACTTTTCTCGAATACGAAATCGGTACCCTTCTCTCGCCCATCTCAACATAAATAATCGATCCTACCGTCACTAATATGACCACCAGGATGGCTAAGACGATTAAGAAGTTTAACTCACCGGTATTGACGAGGTTAATCGTGCCGCCTATTGCATGAGGAATGCCTGAGACGATACCTGCGAAGATGATTAAACTGATACCATTACCGATACCACGTTGCGTAATTTGCTCACCAATCCACATCAGTAACATCGTACCTGTTAACATGGAAGCTGCCGCAATTGCAGTAAAGGTTGTCATATCTATCATGACCGCACTCTCACCACTTCGTCCTGTCAATCCACCCAGTCCCATTGAGACCCCGATGGCTTGAACAATCGTAATAGCAATCGTAGCATAACGGATGATTTGCATATATTTGACCATACCATCTCGCTCTTTTTTCATCTTTCCAAGAGTCGGGAAGGTTGCCGCTAATAGTTCCATAACGATTGATGCCGTAATGTAGGGCATAATTCCCAAAGAGATGATACTCAATCGTTTGGCTGCATTTCCACTAAACATGTTGAACATGCCCAGTGCATTGGAGCTGTTAGAATTAAAAAATTCTTTTACAACATCTAAATTGACACCAGGGACTGGAACATAAGCTAAAATTCTGTAAGCAAATATGAATCCTAGTGTAATTAAAATTTTTTTAGTTAAGTCTTTACTCATTCAGCCATCTCCTTCAGCTTGGATTGTCTCCAATCTAAATCTCTTCCGCTTTCCCGCAGATTTGGCCTTAGCTCTAAATCCACGGAAGCGGAGGAAATCATTAAAATTATTTTGTTATTTTCTCTGAAACAGAGTTGTTTCACTTGTTCATTCCGCTGTATAGGACATTCTCGTCTTTGATTTTTGAAGCAAGTTCTGCTACACCCTTGCCTATCAACTTAACTTGTTTAACAGAATTGGATATTTTGTGGATGCTTCTTAGTGAATCTAGAGTGATCTCTTCTAAAGCAGCTACTGTTGTTATCTTTTCAATATTGATTACATAAGGTTTAACAAGACCAGAGTAGAAGCCTACTTTTGGTAGTCTTCGTTGAAGTGGTTGTTGACCCCCTTCAAATCCTCTTTTAATACTGTAACCTGTACGAGATTTTTGACCATTTGATCCTCTGCTCGCTGTTTTTCCCATACCGGATGCTTGTCCTCGACCCACACGTTTTGTTTTGTGAGTTGAATTTCCTGCCGGTGTTAGATTATTTAGTGCCATCTCTCATCCTTCCTTTAGCTTTTTATCATGCTAAGCGCTTTAAGCGTTGCTCGTACAACATTTGACGCATTGTTTGAACCCAATGACTTTGTCAAAATGTCTTTAATACCAGCAAGTTCTACGACGGGACGTGTTGCACCACCTGCGATGATTCCGGTACCTTCACTAGCCGGCTTCAATAATATACGACTTGCATTGAATTTTACTTCGATATCATGTGCTATCGTTGAGCCTTTTACATTGACTTCAATAATATTTTTGAAAGCATCATCCACGGCTTTTTTAATCGCATTTGGTACCTCTTTGGCTTTACCAAAACCATAGCCTACGAGACCATTTTTGTTACCAACAACGACTAAAGCTGTAAATCGGAATCTTCTACCACCCTTGACAACTTTCGTTACACGACCAATATTAACGATAACTTCTTCAAACTCTTCTCTATTATATTTTTCCATTATATCGTTCCTCTTAATTTACAGTGTAATACCGTTTTCTCTTAGGCCGTCTGCGAATGCAGCCACAACACCATGATAGAGATATCCGTTTCTATCAAAAACCACTTTGCTCAAGCCTTTAGCATTGAGAGTCTCTGCGAAAGTTTTAGCAAGTTTTGCAGCGTCTTCTTTGTTGGCTTTCAAACCCAGTTTATTTCCATCAACGCTAGCTAGTGTCACAGCGTTTACATCGTCAATCGCTTGCGCATACAACGCTCGGTTTGATTTGTAAATCGATACCCTAACTAATTCGCTAGTGCCAGAAATATTAGCTCTAATTCTTCTTTTACGCTTTAATCTAAGATTAATTTTGCGTTTTTGTACATTTGTTCTCATTTTTACCTCTATTTCTTAGCTGTTTTACCGGCTTTGCGGATAATAACTTCGTCTGTATATTTAACCCCTTTGCCTTTGTAAGGTTCTGGTGGTCTAAATGCTCTGATTTCAGCCGCAATTTGCCCAATAACTTGCTTATCAGTTCCTGATATTGTTACGACATTTTTTTCTACTGCAATTTGAACATCTTTTGGAAATTCATAATTAACAGGGTGTGAAAAACCAAGTTGCAACTCTAGAACATTACCTTTGACGGCTGCTCTATAACCCACACCGTTGATTTCAAGACTCTTTTTGAAGCCTTCTGTTAAACCGACGATGATGTTTTGACTAAGAGATCGGTAGGTACCCCAAAAAGCACGATCTTTTCTCTCATCACTTTTAGATGCAAATACGATATGATTACCGTCTACTTTGACATCAACATTTCCTTTAGTGTCCAATTCTTTTGTGACACTGCCTTTTTTAAATACCAATACCTTGTCATTGACAGATACGTCAATTCCTGCTGGTATTGTTACTGGTTGTTTTCCAATACGAGACATTTTTTTCCTTTTACTTGTCTACGATAAGTCTACATCTTAGAATGGATATCGAATACCATAAAAAGAAAACTTCTTACCAAATACTACAAAGAAGTTCGCCGCCAAGTCCTGCTTTATGAGCGTCTTCATTACTAAGTACACCTTTAGAGGTGCTCACCACGATTGTACCATAACCATTTTTGAAAAGTTTAATATCGTCTTTACCTTTGTAGACTCGTCTACCTGGTTTTGAGATTTTTTTCACTTCTGAAATCACACTGTTTGCGTCATTTCCATATTTTAGTACAACTTTTATAAATTTTTTGTTACCCTCTTCTACAACATTAAAACTTTCGATATAACCTTTATCTTGGAATACTACCAAGACCGCTTCGACAAGTTTTGAATGCATCAATTGAGTCACATCTAATTTTCTCATTGACGCATTTCTAATTCTTGTCAATGCATCCGCTAAGAGATCATTAATCATTGCTATTCCTTACCAGCTTGCTTTTTTAAGTCCGGGAATCAGACCTTCGTTTGCCATTTTTCTTAGACAAATTCTACATATACCAAAATCTTTATACACAGAGTGTGGACGACCACAAATCTGACATCTTGTGTAGGCTCTTGTACTAAACTTCGCTTTTCTTCCAGCTTTTGCTATCATTGATTTTTTTGCCATTTTAACGACCCTTTGCGAATGGTAGCCCGATTAGCTCAAGCAATCTAAACGCTTGCTTGTCGTCACCGGCTGTAGTTACAATTGTTATGTTCATACCATGTGTTTTAAGAATATTATCATATTCAACTTCTGGAAACATCAACTGCTCATCTAAACCAAAATTGTAGTTTGCCCTACCGTCAAATCCATTGCGAGGAAGACCACGGAAATCTTTCACACGAGGAAGAGCCACAGAAATCAATTTATCAAGAAATGCGTACATTCTCTCATCTCTTAGTGTTACTTTTACGCCAACAGGGTACCCTTCTCTAACTTTGAAACCCGCCACTGATTTTTTTGCTAAAGTGACGACCGCTTTTTGTCCAGCGATCAAGGAAATAGTATCCGTAATATTTTGTATTATTTTGTTATCTTTTCCTTCTTCACCAGCACCAACGCTAAT
This genomic window from Sulfurospirillum sp. 1612 contains:
- the secY gene encoding preprotein translocase subunit SecY; this translates as MSKDLTKKILITLGFIFAYRILAYVPVPGVNLDVVKEFFNSNSSNALGMFNMFSGNAAKRLSIISLGIMPYITASIVMELLAATFPTLGKMKKERDGMVKYMQIIRYATIAITIVQAIGVSMGLGGLTGRSGESAVMIDMTTFTAIAAASMLTGTMLLMWIGEQITQRGIGNGISLIIFAGIVSGIPHAIGGTINLVNTGELNFLIVLAILVVILVTVGSIIYVEMGERRVPISYSRKVMMQNQHKRIMNYVPIKVNLSGVIPPIFASAILMFPSTLLQTSTNPIVLSIKDFLSPNSYVFNILTFLFVIFFSYFYASIVFNAKDISENLKKQGGFIPGVRPGVHTADFLNDVASRLTFWGAIYLGLISTLPWILVKVMGVPFYFGGTAVLIVVQVALDTMRKIEAQIYMSKYETLSAVGL
- the rplF gene encoding 50S ribosomal protein L6, with protein sequence MSRIGKQPVTIPAGIDVSVNDKVLVFKKGSVTKELDTKGNVDVKVDGNHIVFASKSDERKDRAFWGTYRSLSQNIIVGLTEGFKKSLEINGVGYRAAVKGNVLELQLGFSHPVNYEFPKDVQIAVEKNVVTISGTDKQVIGQIAAEIRAFRPPEPYKGKGVKYTDEVIIRKAGKTAKK
- the rpsK gene encoding 30S ribosomal protein S11, with the protein product MAKRKVARKKVVKKNIAKGIIFISASFNNTVVTVTDEMGNVIAWSSAGSLGFKGSKKSTPYAAQQAVDDALAKAKEHGIKELGIKVQGPGSGRETAVKSVGASEGIRVSFLKDITPLPHNGCRPPKRRRV
- the rplR gene encoding 50S ribosomal protein L18, with translation MRTNVQKRKINLRLKRKRRIRANISGTSELVRVSIYKSNRALYAQAIDDVNAVTLASVDGNKLGLKANKEDAAKLAKTFAETLNAKGLSKVVFDRNGYLYHGVVAAFADGLRENGITL
- the rpsE gene encoding 30S ribosomal protein S5, which gives rise to MEKYNREEFEEVIVNIGRVTKVVKGGRRFRFTALVVVGNKNGLVGYGFGKAKEVPNAIKKAVDDAFKNIIEVNVKGSTIAHDIEVKFNASRILLKPASEGTGIIAGGATRPVVELAGIKDILTKSLGSNNASNVVRATLKALSMIKS
- a CDS encoding DNA-directed RNA polymerase subunit alpha produces the protein MKSINTSAHIPTEIEVENIAPNKIKVIAYPFESGFAVTLAHPLRRLLFSSTVGYAPIAVKIDGVTHEFDSIRGMLEDVALFIINLKGIRFKIKTDEKRVVLNYSFSGPKEITGADLNNDDVEIVTPDNYLATLNEDAELNFSVIIEKGVGYVPSENIREDIGTDYIALDAFFTPVSKAVYDIENVLVEDNPNFEKIVFTIETDGLISPIEAFKNSMEAMYAQMSVFKGILDIEVTTNDEDTSAGVELGKLLQSIEDLNLSARSFNCLERASVKYIGELALMTEAELKNLKNLGKKSLEEIKQVMEDIEFPVGYEFLDETSEKLRKKIEDLKSENNEG
- the rplO gene encoding 50S ribosomal protein L15, translating into MALNNLTPAGNSTHKTKRVGRGQASGMGKTASRGSNGQKSRTGYSIKRGFEGGQQPLQRRLPKVGFYSGLVKPYVINIEKITTVAALEEITLDSLRSIHKISNSVKQVKLIGKGVAELASKIKDENVLYSGMNK
- the infA gene encoding translation initiation factor IF-1 yields the protein MAKDDVIEIDGKVVEALPNATFKVEVQNNHVILCHIAGKMRMHYIKIMPGDKVKVELTPYSLDKGRITYRYK
- the rpmJ gene encoding 50S ribosomal protein L36 → MKVRPSVKKMCDKCKVIKRKGVVRVICVNPKHKQRQG
- a CDS encoding type Z 30S ribosomal protein S14 → MAKKSMIAKAGRKAKFSTRAYTRCQICGRPHSVYKDFGICRICLRKMANEGLIPGLKKASW
- the rpsD gene encoding 30S ribosomal protein S4, with product MARYRGPVEKLERRLGVSLALKGERRLAGKSALDKRPYAPGQHGQRRTKISEYGLQLREKQKAKFMYGVSEKQFRRLFSDANKKEGNTGSNLILLIERRLDNVAYRMGFATTRRFARQLVTHGHVLVNGRKVDIPSYTVKPGDKVEVCEKSKNNPQVVRALELTAQTGIVPWVDIDTSKVFGIFTRIPDREEVVIPVEERLIVELYSK
- the map gene encoding type I methionyl aminopeptidase — translated: MAISLKTPAQIEKMRAANKIVAQTLNYLSKELRPGMTLKEINAMGEDFIYSHGAIPAFKGLYNFPAGVCTSVNQVIIHGIPTDYKIKEGDIVGLDIGTKLDGWFGDAAMTVGVGEISKQDEALIACAKDALYFAIETIEAGMRFKELSNEIEKFINARGFVALRSYCGHGIGRKPHEEPEIPNYLEGHNPKQGPKIKNGMVFCLEPMICFKEATAKVLSDKWSVVSTDGMNGSHYEHCVAVINNKAEILSVE
- the rpsM gene encoding 30S ribosomal protein S13, producing MARIAGVDLPNKKRVEYALTYIYGIGLTTSRSILNATGISYDKRASELTEDEVAAIRNELQQNYSVEGDLRKKVAMDIKSLMDMGSYRGLRHRRGLPVRGQKTKTNARTRKGKKRTVGAKAK
- the rpsH gene encoding 30S ribosomal protein S8 — protein: MINDLLADALTRIRNASMRKLDVTQLMHSKLVEAVLVVFQDKGYIESFNVVEEGNKKFIKVVLKYGNDANSVISEVKKISKPGRRVYKGKDDIKLFKNGYGTIVVSTSKGVLSNEDAHKAGLGGELLCSIW
- the rplE gene encoding 50S ribosomal protein L5, with the translated sequence MNRLKAKLSAEIQPALVKEFDIKNPMLTPAIEKVVISVGAGEEGKDNKIIQNITDTISLIAGQKAVVTLAKKSVAGFKVREGYPVGVKVTLRDERMYAFLDKLISVALPRVKDFRGLPRNGFDGRANYNFGLDEQLMFPEVEYDNILKTHGMNITIVTTAGDDKQAFRLLELIGLPFAKGR